Proteins encoded together in one Caldicellulosiruptor saccharolyticus DSM 8903 window:
- a CDS encoding Athe_2463 domain-containing protein, translating into MLFKHRSLLKALSFLCILSLVLSIVPPVGIWHNAKAADDPSVYNGGYTSYGGHDSSWWAGQAGVVDVQTRKPITTINVNGKTLYFNCEIYAERGQVVYGTPDDVPQNHLVSPAGFKPASNGYFYATQQSNGSYNLATSGTRGWFRYLGYSKSGAPFSDPNFPPDYAPEVITPDKVVPLFQVPASAKDDLGLSGYNPSNVSASDWQTLWDNLFNLKEYDSGTYQTLKQLLVDSGKVTSASGLSTYVAYLGTDNNHNASARIVWKDSTGRLRYRTYTGFIAQGGNPNVTADKVDGIIVSGLSFANGSGTTSLNGAVLQYDPKNTAKPSIDLYIDGVLEDKLGTMSATNPYYDQNTLTRNDVLQYQTRITSITINGSSVSSSIINRWTNAIVIDKKSDTVTFRTQAEGRHFDIPTNMLQTGDNTVVVTGQTHVIFDIGDGRTREYPLQPNSATLTFTIRVINLPAPSLQLSVTPSQSTVTISNGQYVPSTIQHKVQPTKVSNITVPAGWKLVRLDFVIDKDVNRVQSATTPDYSESYDTTATTITSFTQSKTFDYNTTYIQPGKTGTPAYYGKVRYVVKDPSGNLHNSDWSGTASTSATIKVTPKDGTPVLAAASSDKIHLDSAGNPKTYTVKINVSAQIDEVGSKTIQKWDFVAIHKQNQNEKATQTVTTTSRSASTTLQVNIATSSSRTSEDFDVSGTLYFTDGSQKKTNTVVVSVPVETDGSDIDLTLTADKTLLSGKPGDVKSVTITANSTITTTGQVTDHRVWVRADYEQLPSPTASGTQQTLTATRTFTYVLKKDMNGKDLIFIARSRATVGTNSLDSGQKTVKVRVVVTDDTDQVPNDQPVPEDQPILPVEEPQNNPPTATLQAIPSVIPQGDDAFLIATASDTDKDDSATITAITANGGNIEGFAQNKNQATATFWSDETGTYAATAVATDTKGATGTAQTSITVIPAIPRPVCYISGTLKENRKVVLDASGSYAGSRRAYIIWSAAQWKITPVDSSIPANSINVVESLTGSQKLNCLFKVAGRYRVDLTLTNNYGNSATGTWYLDIKPDEKPVVSFTTPTKILRDPADNSQASIQITSNSYSPDNDIIAKHVWFYAWDSNNDGNFDNETWYVRKADGTWQAVGDYNKVLGFDLENFDSGNNTTITFKVTNVGNYKIELWVREEFGQETIDQFVTPYDRRRNISTNIDDDKKTIEVLNVAPFATLSSSKVEKKKIFINVVTDYSDVNPLKSSLNQLKSDLYPYGVEVNYIIDNSKEIVGSYTKTETTYIPVSQQVSTTLTNSTPNFPDSTVCNGVTCYKSGSPYQVQIDYKNEYLGPGYQYYEYWVDNTGVRHPVTYYQNYPPGTNYWVSTGSVSYKSGINYVEIAYYDCYYVGAVYGYAQNYVGYYTVLVPQTTTVTVNIEGLSANTIKELTENVTDKYLIFVSNGTGNNFSNGFGNYYSFSALSKDHLKYVILNNYAVYATVPSSAWDYKLPESNKQQYTIRQFVNYAPAGGGLYDAGQFNTILGVIKAKYTNPQLTPDPVYVLADEEKVIYYPYWEDYENDVIINQRWRYEHDETVFDNSLGKAEFDGIWLNAPIEVFNKVGKYTVTFQVQDNPPPGSSDFDEYKLWSKLERQMVLYVHRRPIADFTAVYNKSTGKVTITDKSYDPDHQYNRADKGIIAWKWQYKTLDDTTWTDTTLANLQNMTLQSGKIYLIKLTVQDCDGPNGIGVWSKPKIAMIDLSVSNNPPVADFTIDSEILKGNQPGNLTDKSYDPDGDAITAWHWWIYNSDGSTNKDFGETTNNNISNIKSYIATMSEGSYKLSLQVKDSVGNYSAVTTKQFKIYSPSKDTTPELTNNPPTGTFTMTIADHRTKLKPATTYSDPNNDPKNTEQWYIKFNGQTQYFDKLPNTLEEAGYTYDGTYEIGYKVQDNPTGRSSSLKPLWSNWYVQTYYISTDITIQAWTSKLKEHKPTCNEEVTTNQILRGETVIVHAKTTGYVYKVEAFFDRVDTTVDKPQKGTKVTKYFDGWWDCDTTQWKMIYKDKNSMIVPMKVIKSGSNNTKEWVSLDITNPKERRGKIPYKDDPTKTLNPYATALQLQFPISHYNGYTGYNRNLFTGAYKWTDYPSTTFNYTQMISLYGRVSYLRVGDTVWVKVRAYKKNADGTDTVKEVELPVYIKGSLAFGTEILN; encoded by the coding sequence ATGTTATTTAAACACAGGAGCTTGTTAAAAGCTCTTTCTTTTTTATGTATTCTGTCACTTGTTTTAAGCATTGTTCCACCAGTAGGAATCTGGCATAATGCCAAAGCCGCTGACGACCCAAGTGTCTACAATGGCGGATATACAAGCTATGGTGGGCACGATTCTTCATGGTGGGCAGGACAAGCAGGAGTGGTAGATGTACAAACCCGAAAACCCATTACCACTATCAACGTCAATGGCAAAACCCTATATTTCAACTGTGAGATCTATGCAGAGCGTGGGCAAGTTGTATATGGCACACCTGATGATGTACCTCAAAACCACCTTGTATCACCCGCAGGCTTCAAACCAGCATCGAATGGGTATTTCTATGCAACCCAGCAAAGCAACGGGTCATACAATTTAGCGACATCAGGTACTCGTGGATGGTTTAGGTATCTGGGATATTCAAAATCGGGTGCACCTTTTTCTGATCCAAACTTTCCGCCTGACTATGCACCAGAAGTTATAACACCAGACAAAGTAGTGCCACTTTTCCAAGTTCCTGCATCGGCAAAAGACGACCTTGGTCTTTCTGGGTATAACCCAAGCAACGTTTCTGCAAGTGACTGGCAAACATTGTGGGATAACCTGTTTAATCTAAAAGAGTATGATTCAGGAACTTACCAGACACTCAAGCAACTTCTTGTCGATAGTGGGAAGGTAACATCAGCAAGCGGGCTTTCCACATATGTTGCATACCTTGGCACAGATAATAACCACAACGCTTCAGCAAGAATTGTATGGAAAGATTCTACCGGCAGACTTAGATACAGAACATATACAGGCTTTATTGCACAGGGCGGAAATCCTAATGTTACAGCGGATAAGGTTGATGGGATAATAGTTTCAGGCTTGAGTTTTGCAAATGGTAGCGGTACAACAAGTCTGAATGGTGCAGTTTTGCAATATGACCCCAAGAACACTGCAAAGCCGTCAATAGACCTTTACATTGATGGTGTGCTTGAGGATAAGCTTGGAACAATGAGTGCTACAAATCCATACTATGACCAAAACACACTTACAAGAAATGACGTTTTGCAGTATCAGACAAGGATAACTTCAATCACAATCAACGGCAGTTCTGTTAGTAGCAGTATCATAAACAGGTGGACAAACGCAATAGTTATTGACAAAAAATCAGACACAGTAACTTTCAGGACACAGGCAGAAGGCAGACATTTTGATATTCCAACAAACATGTTGCAGACTGGAGATAATACGGTGGTTGTCACAGGTCAAACGCATGTGATATTTGACATAGGAGATGGCAGAACACGTGAATATCCACTTCAGCCAAATTCAGCAACTTTGACATTTACCATCAGGGTAATCAATTTGCCAGCACCAAGCCTGCAACTTTCAGTAACACCTTCTCAAAGTACTGTTACAATCTCAAACGGACAGTATGTACCGTCCACAATCCAACATAAAGTACAACCAACAAAAGTCAGCAACATTACTGTCCCAGCAGGCTGGAAACTTGTCAGGCTTGATTTTGTGATTGATAAAGATGTAAACAGAGTTCAAAGCGCTACAACACCTGACTACAGCGAATCCTACGATACAACCGCTACAACTATTACAAGTTTCACACAGAGCAAGACATTTGATTACAACACAACATACATCCAGCCCGGTAAAACAGGGACACCTGCATACTATGGCAAGGTTAGATACGTTGTTAAAGACCCAAGTGGCAATCTGCACAATTCAGACTGGTCAGGGACAGCGTCAACCAGCGCTACTATAAAAGTAACACCCAAGGATGGTACGCCAGTTCTTGCCGCAGCAAGTAGTGATAAGATACACCTTGATTCAGCTGGCAATCCCAAAACTTACACAGTTAAAATCAATGTATCTGCACAAATAGATGAGGTAGGTTCAAAAACAATACAAAAGTGGGATTTTGTTGCTATCCATAAACAGAATCAGAATGAAAAAGCTACACAAACTGTTACGACAACCAGTAGAAGTGCCAGCACAACATTGCAGGTTAATATAGCGACAAGCTCCAGTAGAACATCAGAGGATTTTGATGTATCTGGAACGTTATACTTTACAGATGGGTCACAAAAGAAAACAAACACAGTAGTTGTTTCAGTTCCAGTAGAAACGGACGGTTCAGATATTGACCTTACCCTTACTGCTGATAAAACACTACTGTCTGGAAAACCAGGAGATGTCAAAAGTGTTACAATTACAGCAAATTCAACGATTACAACAACAGGACAGGTGACAGACCACAGAGTATGGGTGAGGGCAGATTATGAACAATTACCTTCGCCGACTGCAAGCGGTACGCAACAGACACTAACTGCTACACGAACATTTACGTATGTGCTTAAAAAAGATATGAATGGAAAAGACCTGATATTCATTGCTCGTTCTAGAGCAACTGTAGGTACTAATTCTCTGGACAGTGGGCAAAAAACAGTAAAAGTCAGGGTTGTTGTGACAGATGATACTGACCAAGTACCTAACGACCAACCTGTACCTGAGGACCAACCTATTTTACCTGTTGAAGAACCACAAAATAACCCGCCAACAGCGACACTGCAGGCAATACCAAGTGTTATTCCTCAAGGAGATGACGCATTTCTTATAGCAACTGCTTCTGATACGGACAAAGATGATAGCGCAACGATTACAGCTATTACAGCTAATGGTGGGAATATCGAAGGTTTTGCCCAGAATAAGAATCAGGCAACTGCAACATTTTGGAGCGACGAAACAGGGACATATGCTGCTACAGCGGTTGCAACGGATACTAAAGGAGCTACAGGGACAGCACAGACAAGTATAACAGTTATTCCTGCTATACCACGACCTGTTTGCTATATTTCAGGAACACTAAAAGAAAACAGAAAAGTTGTATTGGATGCATCGGGTTCATATGCAGGTTCGAGAAGAGCATACATTATCTGGAGCGCAGCACAATGGAAGATAACCCCTGTTGACAGTAGCATTCCAGCAAACTCAATTAACGTGGTAGAAAGTTTAACAGGTTCGCAAAAACTGAACTGTTTATTTAAGGTAGCAGGTAGATATAGAGTTGACCTGACACTTACAAACAACTATGGCAATAGTGCTACTGGGACATGGTATTTGGATATAAAGCCTGATGAGAAACCTGTTGTCAGTTTCACAACACCAACAAAGATACTTCGTGACCCAGCAGATAATTCCCAAGCATCAATACAGATTACAAGCAACAGTTATAGCCCAGACAATGATATAATAGCAAAGCATGTATGGTTCTATGCATGGGATTCCAATAACGATGGAAACTTCGACAACGAAACATGGTATGTCAGGAAAGCAGATGGTACATGGCAGGCAGTAGGGGATTACAACAAGGTACTTGGATTTGATCTGGAAAACTTTGATAGTGGGAACAACACAACAATTACATTTAAAGTAACAAATGTGGGTAACTATAAGATAGAGCTGTGGGTAAGAGAAGAATTTGGGCAAGAAACTATTGACCAGTTTGTAACACCTTATGATAGAAGAAGGAATATATCAACAAACATAGACGATGACAAGAAAACTATAGAAGTCCTAAATGTTGCACCTTTTGCAACACTGAGCAGTAGTAAAGTTGAGAAAAAGAAAATCTTTATCAACGTTGTAACAGATTACAGTGATGTGAATCCATTAAAAAGTTCTCTTAACCAATTAAAATCCGACCTATATCCCTATGGTGTAGAAGTAAATTACATTATAGACAACAGTAAAGAAATAGTTGGTTCCTATACAAAAACGGAAACGACCTATATACCTGTTTCCCAACAAGTTTCTACTACGTTAACTAATAGTACTCCAAACTTCCCTGACAGTACTGTATGTAATGGAGTAACTTGTTATAAATCTGGTTCTCCTTACCAGGTGCAAATAGATTACAAAAATGAATACTTGGGGCCGGGATATCAATACTACGAATACTGGGTGGATAATACTGGAGTAAGGCACCCAGTTACCTATTATCAAAATTATCCACCAGGTACGAACTATTGGGTTTCAACAGGTTCAGTAAGTTATAAAAGTGGTATAAATTACGTAGAAATAGCGTACTATGATTGTTATTATGTTGGGGCAGTCTATGGCTATGCACAAAATTATGTTGGTTATTATACTGTTTTGGTACCGCAAACAACAACTGTAACTGTTAATATAGAAGGATTGTCTGCAAATACTATAAAAGAACTTACAGAAAATGTAACTGACAAATACTTAATTTTTGTTTCAAACGGTACGGGTAATAACTTTTCTAACGGTTTTGGGAACTACTATTCCTTCTCAGCGCTCAGTAAGGACCATCTAAAATATGTTATACTCAACAACTATGCTGTTTATGCAACAGTTCCAAGCAGTGCATGGGACTACAAGCTACCAGAGTCGAATAAGCAACAATACACTATAAGACAATTTGTAAACTATGCACCAGCAGGTGGTGGTTTATACGACGCAGGACAGTTCAATACAATTCTTGGAGTAATAAAAGCAAAATACACCAACCCGCAGTTAACACCAGACCCGGTATATGTCCTTGCTGATGAGGAAAAGGTCATTTACTATCCATACTGGGAAGACTATGAGAACGACGTTATTATCAATCAGAGATGGCGCTATGAACATGACGAAACAGTCTTTGATAACAGCCTTGGCAAAGCAGAATTTGACGGTATATGGTTAAATGCTCCAATCGAGGTATTCAACAAGGTTGGAAAGTACACAGTAACATTCCAGGTCCAAGACAATCCACCACCGGGCAGCAGCGACTTTGATGAGTACAAGCTCTGGTCAAAGCTTGAACGGCAAATGGTGCTCTACGTTCACAGAAGACCAATTGCAGACTTTACAGCAGTATATAACAAATCTACTGGGAAGGTAACAATCACCGATAAAAGCTACGACCCTGACCATCAGTACAACAGAGCTGATAAGGGCATAATAGCGTGGAAGTGGCAATATAAGACACTTGACGATACAACATGGACGGATACAACGCTTGCTAACTTGCAGAACATGACACTACAAAGTGGTAAGATATACCTTATCAAACTTACGGTTCAGGACTGTGATGGTCCAAACGGTATCGGTGTATGGTCCAAACCTAAGATTGCAATGATAGATTTGAGTGTTTCCAACAACCCACCGGTAGCAGATTTTACAATTGACTCAGAGATTTTAAAGGGCAATCAGCCAGGCAATCTAACTGATAAGAGCTATGACCCTGATGGTGATGCAATTACAGCATGGCACTGGTGGATATACAATAGTGATGGTAGCACCAACAAGGACTTTGGAGAAACCACAAACAACAATATCAGCAATATCAAAAGCTACATCGCAACAATGTCAGAAGGCAGTTACAAACTATCATTGCAGGTTAAAGACTCTGTAGGTAACTACTCAGCAGTAACAACAAAACAGTTTAAAATATACTCACCCAGCAAGGACACAACACCTGAACTTACAAACAATCCACCAACAGGCACATTCACAATGACAATTGCCGACCACAGGACAAAGCTAAAACCGGCAACCACTTACTCTGACCCTAATAATGACCCGAAAAACACAGAGCAATGGTATATCAAATTCAACGGGCAGACGCAGTATTTTGACAAACTGCCGAACACCTTAGAGGAAGCTGGTTACACCTATGACGGCACATATGAGATAGGGTATAAGGTTCAGGACAATCCTACTGGCAGGTCATCATCACTAAAACCGCTGTGGAGCAATTGGTATGTACAGACGTATTACATCAGCACTGACATAACAATACAGGCATGGACGAGCAAGCTCAAGGAACACAAACCAACCTGTAACGAGGAGGTAACGACCAATCAGATACTTCGGGGTGAAACAGTCATTGTACACGCTAAAACAACAGGCTACGTATACAAAGTAGAAGCGTTCTTCGATAGAGTTGACACTACAGTAGATAAACCTCAGAAAGGCACAAAGGTTACAAAATACTTTGATGGCTGGTGGGATTGTGACACAACACAATGGAAAATGATATACAAGGACAAAAACAGCATGATAGTACCAATGAAAGTGATAAAGTCAGGTTCGAACAACACAAAAGAATGGGTATCGCTCGACATTACAAACCCCAAGGAACGACGTGGGAAAATACCGTACAAGGATGACCCGACAAAAACACTCAACCCATATGCAACAGCCTTGCAGTTGCAGTTCCCAATTTCACACTACAATGGTTACACAGGCTACAACAGAAACCTGTTCACAGGAGCGTATAAATGGACTGATTATCCAAGCACCACATTTAACTATACACAAATGATTTCATTATATGGCAGAGTATCGTATCTACGTGTTGGTGATACGGTCTGGGTAAAGGTAAGAGCATATAAAAAGAACGCAGATGGAACTGACACAGTTAAAGAAGTAGAACTACCGGTTTACATCAAAGGTTCACTTGCGTTCGGTACAGAAATACTGAACTAA
- a CDS encoding ImmA/IrrE family metallo-endopeptidase, which produces MNIKQEMELLALQTRNSLGIGLFEKVNIFELLTKVEGISLMIVEMSDKISGMYLSRKDESLIVINSKKTLGHQHFTAAHEYYHFKFDRNLSHRICPIKKFEDEYEEEYKANQFAVNFLLPKQAVEFILSRRVNNRKIELDDVIFLEQYFEVSHQLMLIRLKELGYINKNQYEEFKKNVVKRACELGYSAKLYKPTSDEGIKVYSKYLELATRLYESGRISRGKYEELLIEGGYADVVFNAPEEIEGVENEIEDADIF; this is translated from the coding sequence TTGAACATAAAACAAGAAATGGAACTGTTAGCCCTTCAAACACGAAATAGTCTGGGTATAGGATTATTTGAAAAGGTGAATATATTTGAACTTTTGACCAAGGTAGAGGGTATATCGCTAATGATAGTTGAAATGAGTGATAAAATTTCCGGAATGTATCTGAGTCGCAAAGATGAAAGTTTGATTGTTATTAACTCAAAAAAGACGTTAGGACACCAGCATTTTACTGCTGCACATGAATATTACCACTTCAAATTTGACAGAAATCTTTCTCATCGAATTTGTCCCATTAAGAAGTTTGAAGATGAATACGAAGAAGAGTACAAAGCTAATCAATTTGCAGTAAACTTTCTGTTGCCAAAACAGGCGGTAGAGTTTATACTCTCACGAAGAGTCAATAACAGAAAAATTGAACTTGATGATGTAATTTTTTTGGAACAATATTTTGAAGTAAGTCACCAATTGATGTTGATAAGACTGAAAGAACTTGGATACATCAATAAAAACCAGTATGAAGAGTTTAAAAAAAATGTTGTCAAAAGAGCATGTGAACTTGGGTACTCTGCGAAGTTATACAAACCCACATCTGATGAAGGAATAAAAGTTTATTCAAAGTATCTTGAACTGGCAACAAGGTTGTATGAATCAGGCAGAATATCACGAGGTAAATATGAAGAACTGTTAATCGAAGGCGGTTATGCTGATGTAGTATTCAACGCACCAGAAGAGATAGAAGGTGTAGAAAATGAAATTGAAGATGCCGATATTTTTTGA
- a CDS encoding helix-turn-helix domain-containing protein, whose product MKNTELYKKIGQKLQEARKKAGLTQEQVADYLGVNKTLISYYENGIREISIATLRNLSNLYGYTMSYFLSDDEINEPTISFSFRADELKKEDLEVIAMANEFLINLEEMKQMLAQEKEVIKN is encoded by the coding sequence ATGAAAAATACAGAACTTTACAAAAAAATAGGGCAAAAACTGCAGGAGGCAAGAAAAAAAGCTGGGCTTACTCAGGAACAGGTAGCAGATTATCTGGGTGTTAACAAAACTCTAATTTCATACTATGAAAATGGAATAAGAGAAATAAGTATTGCCACTTTGCGAAATCTTTCTAATCTGTATGGTTACACAATGAGCTATTTTCTCTCCGATGATGAAATTAATGAACCAACAATAAGTTTTTCATTTCGTGCTGATGAGTTAAAAAAAGAAGATTTAGAAGTAATAGCGATGGCCAATGAGTTTTTAATCAATCTTGAAGAAATGAAACAGATGCTTGCCCAAGAGAAGGAAGTGATTAAGAATTGA
- a CDS encoding type II toxin-antitoxin system VapC family toxin, with translation MDKKLTLYFDTSVISHLDHPDNPQNTLITQKLWDSCKKQEYIVFISELVLIELEGCNPAKKSKLFGYLRQVDYNLIFLTEEISNLAEKYINSAIIPQKFKSDALHIAAATVSNCDFLVSWNFKHIVRAKTILGVNGINKLTGYKEIQIVSPNMLVDEE, from the coding sequence ATGGATAAAAAACTAACACTTTATTTTGACACATCAGTAATAAGCCATCTGGACCATCCAGACAACCCCCAGAACACTTTAATAACCCAAAAACTCTGGGACAGCTGCAAAAAACAAGAATATATTGTTTTTATCTCAGAACTTGTGCTGATAGAACTTGAGGGTTGTAACCCTGCAAAAAAGTCCAAACTATTTGGTTATTTGCGACAGGTTGATTATAACCTGATATTTCTAACAGAAGAAATTTCTAATCTGGCAGAAAAATATATCAACTCAGCTATTATACCACAAAAATTCAAGTCAGATGCATTGCACATAGCAGCAGCTACTGTTTCAAACTGTGATTTCCTTGTATCATGGAACTTCAAACATATTGTACGTGCAAAAACTATACTGGGAGTAAACGGAATAAACAAACTGACAGGTTATAAAGAAATTCAAATTGTATCCCCAAATATGCTTGTAGACGAGGAGTGA
- a CDS encoding type II toxin-antitoxin system Phd/YefM family antitoxin → MSNANLQRSRQLSSLKELVSQMISVSELSRGRASKIIDEVAKKKKNFLVIKNNKPQAIIVPIDVYDELIQVQEDYKLLKLALKRTENLKQENCSTFEEVVKEAGFSMEEIDKLAESVEIE, encoded by the coding sequence ATGTCCAATGCAAATCTGCAAAGAAGTAGACAACTCAGCAGTTTAAAAGAGCTGGTTTCTCAAATGATTTCTGTGAGTGAACTTTCACGTGGTAGAGCTTCTAAAATTATCGATGAGGTGGCAAAAAAGAAAAAGAATTTTCTGGTCATTAAGAACAATAAACCTCAAGCAATTATAGTGCCAATTGATGTCTATGATGAACTTATTCAAGTTCAGGAAGATTATAAATTGCTTAAACTGGCACTTAAGAGAACTGAAAATTTGAAGCAAGAAAACTGTTCAACATTCGAAGAAGTTGTTAAGGAAGCTGGGTTTTCGATGGAAGAAATTGATAAATTAGCAGAGTCGGTGGAGATAGAATAG
- a CDS encoding type II toxin-antitoxin system RelE family toxin: protein MWQITFLPEAKKELFKLDKQIQKIVLAGIRKVSKNPLPQSEGGYGKPLGSNQSTNLTGFFKIKFKDVGIRVIYALAPSQKIMNIVAVLPREDDYCYKVAEKRKKKYGKDVFKKSFENL from the coding sequence ATGTGGCAAATAACTTTTCTGCCAGAAGCAAAAAAGGAACTTTTTAAACTTGATAAACAAATTCAAAAGATAGTTTTAGCTGGTATACGGAAGGTTAGCAAAAATCCACTTCCACAAAGTGAAGGTGGATACGGCAAACCACTTGGCAGCAATCAATCTACCAATTTAACAGGCTTTTTCAAAATTAAATTCAAAGATGTTGGCATAAGAGTTATTTATGCCCTTGCTCCCTCTCAGAAGATAATGAATATTGTTGCGGTGTTGCCAAGAGAGGATGACTACTGTTACAAAGTTGCTGAAAAGCGAAAGAAAAAGTATGGCAAAGATGTATTTAAAAAAAGTTTCGAAAACTTATAA
- a CDS encoding YkgJ family cysteine cluster protein, producing the protein MPSSILFNIPRHACLNCGACCGPVLATKSEIETVKRYVENSISQEEQKRLLSQKKHPLVCPYRDIQMKKCAIYPVRPLICRLFGVVKEMECKYGNSYELDGESFLSPHEEYFFLPNFLKGR; encoded by the coding sequence ATGCCCAGTAGTATTCTTTTCAATATTCCACGGCATGCATGTTTAAACTGTGGTGCTTGCTGTGGGCCAGTCTTGGCAACAAAAAGCGAGATTGAAACAGTCAAAAGATATGTTGAAAATTCAATAAGCCAGGAAGAACAAAAAAGGCTACTTAGTCAGAAAAAACACCCTCTTGTCTGTCCTTATAGAGATATCCAAATGAAAAAGTGCGCAATATATCCTGTTAGACCTTTAATTTGTAGGCTTTTTGGAGTTGTTAAAGAGATGGAGTGCAAATATGGCAACAGCTATGAATTAGACGGTGAAAGCTTCCTAAGTCCTCATGAAGAGTATTTTTTTCTTCCAAACTTTTTAAAGGGAAGATAG
- a CDS encoding RNA-guided endonuclease InsQ/TnpB family protein: MDKTYILPIPNEYQNLARELSMQSGKIYSKAVSFLKKINRKGLRIKQKTFYRYMEWWIHQKSFILHSQSKQAAYQQAWTNYTATLRKIKKAKKKNKNTSKIRLPYRNKKYNKVCFKDSAIKLEGDNLILVNMKGAERIVIDNVRIGIKPKYAELLYHADKGKYYVHVVVEIAKEQEAKKRSGKTIAIDLGVIHPMVCFDGNKVVVYNGGVLNSILRYRNKKQSLLQSKISGCQKGSKRRGKLQRAKTKLLRRLSNLIRDVLGKYTSHLIGYCVENGITTIVMGDVKGIRNSKKKSNKVASQKVHQWLFRKISKMIEQKAEFAGIEVVYVKENMTSQICPVCGSKNKPLDRNYECKSCGFRYHRDGVGAVNIYRKYTGESLVVGRLACPTGVRFKSHLRCPVEWNTHPWDKNCSTGKVA; this comes from the coding sequence ATGGATAAGACATATATTCTGCCAATTCCCAATGAATATCAGAATTTAGCAAGAGAGCTTTCAATGCAATCAGGAAAAATCTACTCCAAAGCTGTAAGTTTTCTTAAGAAGATAAACAGGAAAGGACTTAGGATAAAGCAAAAGACATTCTACAGGTACATGGAGTGGTGGATACACCAGAAGAGTTTTATATTGCACAGTCAGAGCAAGCAGGCGGCATACCAGCAGGCATGGACAAACTATACTGCCACTTTGAGAAAAATCAAAAAGGCAAAAAAGAAAAATAAAAATACTTCAAAGATTAGACTGCCATACAGGAACAAGAAGTACAACAAGGTGTGTTTTAAAGACTCGGCAATAAAGCTGGAAGGGGATAATCTAATTCTGGTAAACATGAAAGGTGCAGAGAGGATAGTTATAGACAATGTAAGAATTGGTATAAAACCCAAGTATGCAGAGCTGCTTTATCATGCAGATAAAGGCAAATACTATGTTCATGTAGTTGTTGAAATTGCAAAAGAACAGGAAGCAAAAAAGAGGAGTGGCAAAACAATTGCAATAGACCTTGGAGTAATACACCCGATGGTATGTTTTGATGGTAATAAGGTAGTTGTGTACAATGGAGGGGTTTTAAACTCCATTTTGCGATACAGGAACAAAAAGCAATCTTTACTCCAGAGCAAGATTTCAGGATGTCAGAAGGGTTCTAAAAGACGGGGAAAACTCCAAAGAGCAAAGACAAAACTATTGAGAAGGCTTTCAAACCTGATAAGAGATGTGTTGGGAAAATACACATCTCACCTGATAGGGTACTGTGTGGAAAATGGTATCACAACAATAGTTATGGGTGATGTGAAAGGCATAAGGAACAGCAAGAAAAAGAGCAATAAAGTGGCAAGTCAGAAAGTACACCAATGGTTGTTCAGGAAGATAAGCAAGATGATAGAACAAAAAGCCGAATTTGCAGGTATAGAGGTTGTGTATGTAAAGGAGAACATGACATCGCAGATTTGTCCTGTATGTGGCAGTAAGAACAAGCCATTGGATAGAAACTATGAATGCAAGAGTTGTGGATTTAGGTATCACAGGGATGGAGTAGGAGCGGTAAACATCTACAGAAAGTATACAGGCGAGAGCCTGGTAGTAGGGCGATTGGCCTGCCCCACAGGTGTGAGATTCAAATCGCACCTGCGTTGCCCAGTAGAATGGAACACCCATCCATGGGATAAAAACTGTTCTACTGGGAAGGTAGCCTAA